A stretch of the Pedobacter sp. MC2016-14 genome encodes the following:
- a CDS encoding GNAT family N-acetyltransferase has translation MNINDFIVQVALPEHRVFAEEICEEMAESAKARGTGIAKRSPDYVAGKMADGKAVIAFHKDGTWAGFCYIETWSHGQFVANSGLIVSPKFRKAGLANAIKHEIFQLSRQKYPKAKIFGLTTGLAVMKINSDLGYEPVTYSELTQDEDFWKGCQSCINFEILTMKERKNCMCTAMLYDPATQKHDVAKKFAEELQKKPKLYERFMRIKQRLVIQPKEQNKTGFKSFFGLLPVLFNK, from the coding sequence ATGAATATAAACGATTTTATAGTGCAGGTTGCACTTCCTGAACATCGTGTCTTTGCAGAAGAAATCTGCGAGGAAATGGCTGAGTCTGCAAAAGCCCGTGGTACGGGTATTGCCAAAAGATCTCCAGACTATGTTGCGGGTAAAATGGCTGATGGAAAAGCGGTAATCGCTTTCCATAAAGACGGAACCTGGGCTGGGTTTTGCTATATAGAAACCTGGAGCCATGGACAGTTTGTGGCCAATTCCGGGCTTATTGTAAGTCCGAAATTCAGAAAAGCCGGGCTTGCCAACGCGATTAAGCATGAGATCTTTCAGTTATCACGACAAAAATATCCAAAGGCAAAGATTTTTGGCCTAACTACTGGTTTAGCGGTCATGAAGATCAATTCGGATCTTGGATATGAGCCGGTTACTTACTCGGAACTTACACAGGATGAAGACTTTTGGAAGGGCTGCCAGAGTTGTATAAACTTTGAAATCTTAACCATGAAGGAGCGTAAGAACTGCATGTGTACCGCAATGTTGTACGATCCCGCCACTCAAAAGCACGATGTAGCTAAGAAATTTGCAGAAGAACTGCAGAAAAAACCAAAGCTTTATGAACGCTTTATGCGCATAAAGCAGCGACTGGTTATCCAGCCAAAAGAACAAAACAAAACCGGGTTTAAGTCCTTTTTCGGCTTATTGCCTGTTTTATTTAATAAATAG
- the namA gene encoding NADPH dehydrogenase NamA: MSLLFSPITIKNITLKNRIVVSPMCQYSAIDGFANDWHLVHLGSRAVGGAGLIIQEATAVSADGRISPDDLGLWSDEQIPMLKRITSFINSQGAIAGIQLAHAGRKASFQSPFKGGQQLLAEDGGWETIAPSAVPFHEKDLPPTAVTKERIQELIADFKAATQRALTAGYEVIELHAAHGYLFHQFLSPLSNLRTDEYGGSFENRIRFLLESLEAVQQVWPAQNPLFVRISATDWAEGGWTEADAIQLSRILKDKGVDLIDTSSGGLAIQQQIPLSPGYQVPFAASIKKETGILTGAVGLITEAQQSEDILKKGEADLIFIARELLRDPYFPLHAAGALNAEVKWPSQYERAKPRKRA; the protein is encoded by the coding sequence ATGTCATTGTTATTTTCTCCCATTACCATTAAAAATATTACGCTTAAAAATAGAATTGTGGTCTCACCGATGTGCCAGTATTCTGCCATAGACGGCTTTGCCAACGACTGGCATCTGGTACATCTTGGTAGCCGTGCCGTTGGCGGTGCAGGTTTAATTATCCAGGAAGCCACTGCAGTATCTGCTGATGGCAGGATTTCTCCGGATGACCTTGGCCTTTGGAGCGATGAACAAATCCCCATGCTAAAACGGATAACCAGCTTCATCAATAGCCAGGGTGCTATTGCAGGCATCCAACTGGCTCATGCCGGACGTAAAGCCAGCTTTCAATCGCCCTTTAAAGGAGGACAACAACTGCTTGCTGAAGATGGTGGTTGGGAAACAATAGCTCCAAGCGCTGTTCCATTTCATGAAAAAGACCTTCCACCTACCGCAGTCACGAAGGAAAGAATTCAGGAATTAATTGCCGATTTCAAAGCAGCCACGCAACGGGCGCTTACTGCCGGCTACGAGGTAATTGAACTTCACGCCGCCCACGGATACTTGTTCCATCAGTTTTTATCGCCCCTAAGTAATTTGCGTACGGATGAATATGGAGGTAGCTTTGAAAACAGGATCCGTTTTCTATTGGAAAGCCTGGAAGCTGTACAACAGGTATGGCCGGCACAAAACCCTTTATTCGTTCGCATTTCTGCAACGGACTGGGCTGAAGGGGGCTGGACTGAAGCTGACGCGATACAACTTTCCCGGATTTTAAAAGACAAAGGAGTTGATCTCATTGATACTTCTTCGGGTGGCCTGGCCATACAACAGCAAATCCCACTTTCTCCCGGCTACCAAGTTCCATTCGCAGCATCTATCAAGAAGGAAACAGGTATTTTAACCGGTGCGGTAGGATTGATTACCGAAGCACAGCAATCAGAAGATATTCTTAAAAAAGGAGAAGCCGATCTTATTTTTATTGCACGCGAATTATTGAGAGATCCATATTTCCCTTTGCATGCAGCAGGAGCATTAAACGCAGAAGTAAAATGGCCTTCACAGTACGAGAGAGCAAAACCAAGAAAAAGGGCCTAA
- a CDS encoding ATP-binding protein: MKWKHSSNRKPLIIRGARQVGKTWLMKSFGKAEYEQCAYVNFESNKALAGIFADDFNIQRIITALQIETGIIIKPADTLIILDEIQEAPGALTSLKYFQENAPEYHVISAGSLLGVALSGHTSFPVGKVDFIDLYPLNFIEFMEAMKEEPLLELLKSKDWGLIKSFRLKYIQLLKQYYYVGGMPEGVLAFVKNGDFDEVREIQKRILSSYEQDFSKHAPNEIVPRIRMLWNSIPLQLAKENKKFVYGVIKQGARAKEYELALSWLIDCGLLYKVNRATKPAMPLKAYEDFGAFKLFIVDVGLLGAMVDMDVKTLLEGNNVFEEFKGALTEQFVLQQLIVLTGITTYYWSAENGTAEIDFLLQHNGKIIPVEVKAEENLKAKSLKVFCQKYNPETAVRTSMSDYRKEDWLINLPLYAISEITKIS, from the coding sequence ATTAAATGGAAACATTCCAGTAACCGCAAGCCACTTATCATTAGAGGAGCCAGGCAGGTGGGTAAAACGTGGTTGATGAAATCTTTTGGTAAAGCAGAATACGAACAGTGCGCATATGTCAATTTTGAAAGTAATAAAGCGCTTGCTGGTATTTTTGCTGACGACTTTAACATTCAGCGGATTATAACCGCATTACAGATAGAAACAGGGATCATTATAAAGCCGGCAGATACCCTGATCATTTTAGATGAGATCCAGGAGGCGCCAGGTGCGCTTACCTCGTTAAAATATTTTCAGGAGAATGCCCCTGAATACCATGTGATTTCTGCAGGTTCGCTGCTGGGCGTTGCATTAAGTGGCCATACTTCTTTCCCTGTTGGGAAAGTTGATTTTATTGATTTATACCCATTAAACTTTATTGAGTTTATGGAAGCGATGAAAGAAGAACCTTTACTTGAGCTCTTAAAAAGTAAAGATTGGGGCTTGATCAAAAGCTTTAGGCTAAAATATATACAGCTGTTAAAACAATATTACTATGTAGGTGGAATGCCCGAGGGCGTATTGGCTTTTGTAAAAAATGGAGATTTTGATGAGGTCCGTGAAATACAAAAACGCATTTTATCTTCTTACGAACAAGACTTTTCTAAACATGCTCCAAATGAAATTGTACCAAGGATCCGAATGTTATGGAATTCTATACCGCTGCAGTTGGCAAAGGAAAATAAGAAGTTTGTTTATGGGGTTATCAAACAGGGGGCCAGGGCAAAAGAGTATGAGCTGGCGCTATCCTGGCTTATTGATTGCGGCTTATTATATAAGGTAAACAGGGCTACCAAACCAGCAATGCCTTTAAAGGCCTATGAAGACTTTGGTGCTTTTAAATTATTTATTGTAGATGTAGGTTTGTTGGGTGCTATGGTAGATATGGACGTAAAAACACTCCTCGAAGGCAATAATGTCTTCGAGGAATTTAAAGGTGCATTAACAGAGCAATTTGTACTGCAACAATTGATCGTGCTGACTGGAATAACTACTTATTATTGGTCGGCCGAAAACGGAACTGCTGAAATAGACTTCCTTTTGCAACATAATGGTAAAATTATTCCGGTAGAAGTAAAGGCAGAGGAAAATTTAAAAGCAAAAAGCCTGAAGGTTTTTTGTCAAAAATATAATCCTGAGACAGCTGTAAGAACCTCCATGTCTGATTATAGAAAGGAAGACTGGCTGATTAATTTACCGCTCTACGCGATTAGCGAAATTACAAAAATTAGTTAG
- a CDS encoding YbaB/EbfC family nucleoid-associated protein, translating into MFEKLMAAQQKAEEIKKKLDTIYVDGEVEGGAIKITATANKTITAVEIDEEFYKQADKEELEELLQAAINKTLTRADEVSASEMEAMTKDMMGGLGGMFGA; encoded by the coding sequence ATGTTTGAAAAATTAATGGCCGCACAACAAAAAGCGGAAGAAATTAAGAAAAAATTAGACACTATATATGTTGATGGAGAAGTAGAAGGTGGTGCCATCAAGATTACTGCAACAGCCAACAAAACCATTACTGCGGTTGAAATTGATGAGGAATTTTACAAACAGGCCGACAAAGAAGAACTGGAAGAATTGTTGCAGGCAGCAATTAACAAAACATTAACCCGCGCAGATGAAGTAAGCGCATCCGAAATGGAAGCCATGACCAAAGACATGATGGGCGGTCTTGGCGGCATGTTTGGTGCTTAG
- a CDS encoding metal-dependent hydrolase, which yields MKFTYYGQSCCLIEAEGKKFLFDPFITHNPLAQHIDIKTIEADYILVSHGHGDHLADLVELAAQTNAQVIGMVEVMAWAEKQGVKNTWSMNFGVQKFDFGKLRMVWATHSSSMPDGSYGGNPAGFVLEIGGKTIYFAGDTSLNADMKILPDLYKLDYAILPIGGNFTMDVDDAILATKYIQCDKVIGVHYDTFPPIKIDKEEALAKFKREQKLLHLPAIGETIAL from the coding sequence ATGAAATTTACATATTATGGGCAGTCTTGCTGCCTGATAGAAGCAGAGGGAAAGAAATTTCTTTTCGACCCATTTATTACGCACAATCCTCTGGCGCAGCACATAGACATCAAAACCATTGAGGCAGATTACATCCTGGTAAGCCATGGGCACGGAGATCACCTGGCTGACTTAGTGGAATTGGCCGCACAAACCAATGCACAGGTTATTGGCATGGTTGAGGTAATGGCATGGGCAGAAAAGCAAGGTGTAAAAAATACCTGGTCTATGAACTTTGGCGTTCAGAAATTTGATTTCGGCAAGTTAAGAATGGTCTGGGCTACACACTCCAGCTCTATGCCAGATGGAAGTTACGGCGGAAACCCAGCAGGCTTTGTACTGGAAATTGGCGGTAAAACAATCTATTTTGCTGGAGACACTTCCTTAAACGCAGATATGAAGATTTTGCCAGACTTATATAAATTGGATTATGCCATTTTGCCTATCGGTGGAAATTTCACTATGGATGTAGATGATGCAATCCTGGCAACGAAATACATCCAGTGTGATAAAGTGATTGGTGTACATTACGATACTTTTCCTCCTATTAAAATAGACAAGGAAGAAGCACTTGCTAAATTTAAAAGAGAGCAAAAACTGTTACATCTACCCGCAATTGGAGAGACAATAGCGCTATAA
- the polA gene encoding DNA polymerase I, whose protein sequence is MNPTEKKLFLLDGMALIYRAHFALSKNPRFTSTGINTSAVMGFANTLMEVLKKEKPSHIAVVFDTDAPTERHIDFAAYKAHRQAMPEDLSAALPHIFKLIEGFNIPVITKDGFEADDIIGTLAKEAEKKGFKVYCMTPDKDFGQLVSENIFIYKPARMGNDMEILGVDEILKKWEIENVSQVIDILGLWGDAVDNIPGIPGIGEKTAKLLIKQYGSVENIIANSHELKGKQRENVEMFAEQGMVSKKLATIILDVPVEFDEKSLELEEPSRELLEPLFAELEFRTLGKRVFGEAFSIGDSRSSGSQQIDLFGNALEEPAPAKVFVAPASLFEQSEAYKTLEDVPHDYQKVDTAEQRKALISLLQQQKSICFDTETTNIDANLAELVGLSFAIKPGEAWYIPLPANREDAQQIIEEFRTVLEDENIGKTGQNLKYDILVMKWYGINIKGELFDTMLAHYLIDPDTRHGMDLLSENYLGYRPISITSLIGSKGKNQGNMRDVPVEQVVDYAAEDADVTLQLANVFAPMLKEFNAHELATNVENPLVYVLADIEKEGVRIDIETLQAYSKELEKDIAIFEQNVFDKCGVKFNLASPKQLGEVLFDKLQLDPKAKKTKTGQYQTGEDVLLALAHKSDVVQDILDFRQLQKLKSTYVDALPLLVNPKTGRVHTSFNQAVAATGRLSSNNPNLQNIPIRTERGREVRKAFIARDEDHVLLSADYSQIELRIIAEISKEENMLDAFSKGIDIHTATAAKVYGVTNEEVDSTQRRNAKAVNFGIIYGQSAFGLSQNLNIPRKEAAAMIEQYFAQYPGIKRYMNDTMNFARENGFVETILGRRRYLRDINSANQTVRGFAERNAINAPIQGSAADMIKVAMINIHKDMQDRGLKSKMTMQVHDELVFDVLKTEVAEMKEIIEHRMKTAIKTNVPIEVEIGEGVNWLAAH, encoded by the coding sequence ATGAATCCAACAGAAAAAAAACTTTTCCTTCTTGACGGCATGGCGCTAATTTACAGGGCACATTTTGCCCTAAGTAAAAATCCAAGATTTACATCTACCGGTATCAATACCTCTGCTGTAATGGGATTTGCCAATACTTTAATGGAAGTACTGAAAAAGGAAAAACCAAGTCATATTGCAGTAGTTTTTGATACAGATGCACCCACAGAAAGACATATAGATTTTGCTGCTTATAAAGCCCACAGACAGGCCATGCCAGAAGATTTATCTGCGGCATTACCTCATATCTTTAAATTGATTGAAGGCTTTAACATTCCTGTAATTACAAAGGATGGTTTTGAAGCAGATGACATCATTGGAACCCTTGCCAAGGAAGCAGAAAAAAAAGGCTTTAAGGTATACTGCATGACCCCAGATAAAGATTTCGGGCAACTGGTTTCAGAAAATATTTTCATCTATAAACCCGCCCGAATGGGTAACGACATGGAAATCCTTGGTGTTGATGAAATCCTTAAGAAATGGGAGATTGAAAACGTAAGCCAGGTTATAGACATTCTTGGCTTATGGGGTGATGCGGTAGACAACATTCCCGGAATCCCGGGAATTGGCGAAAAGACAGCTAAACTACTGATTAAACAGTATGGTTCGGTAGAAAACATCATTGCCAATTCACATGAACTCAAAGGCAAGCAACGGGAAAATGTAGAAATGTTTGCCGAGCAAGGTATGGTTTCTAAAAAACTGGCTACAATCATTCTGGATGTGCCTGTAGAATTTGATGAAAAGTCCTTAGAGCTGGAAGAGCCCAGCAGAGAATTACTGGAACCTCTATTTGCAGAATTAGAATTCAGAACGCTTGGCAAGCGGGTATTTGGTGAAGCCTTTTCAATTGGCGACAGCAGAAGTAGTGGTTCGCAGCAAATTGACCTGTTTGGGAATGCCCTTGAGGAGCCTGCACCAGCTAAAGTCTTTGTTGCACCGGCCTCCTTATTTGAGCAATCAGAAGCGTATAAAACGCTTGAGGATGTACCGCACGATTACCAAAAAGTAGATACTGCTGAGCAACGCAAAGCTTTGATCTCTTTGCTACAGCAGCAAAAAAGCATTTGCTTTGACACCGAGACTACTAACATAGATGCAAACCTGGCGGAACTGGTGGGACTTTCTTTCGCTATTAAACCTGGCGAGGCCTGGTACATCCCACTTCCCGCAAACAGAGAGGATGCACAACAAATTATAGAAGAATTTAGAACTGTACTGGAAGACGAAAATATTGGAAAAACAGGACAAAACCTGAAATATGATATCCTGGTCATGAAATGGTATGGCATCAATATCAAGGGAGAACTCTTTGACACCATGCTGGCGCACTACCTGATAGATCCGGATACCCGTCATGGCATGGATTTGCTGTCCGAAAATTATCTTGGTTACCGTCCAATTTCCATTACTTCTTTAATTGGCTCTAAAGGTAAAAACCAGGGCAACATGCGCGATGTCCCTGTAGAGCAGGTGGTAGATTACGCCGCAGAAGATGCGGATGTAACCCTACAATTGGCCAATGTATTTGCACCCATGCTTAAAGAGTTTAATGCCCATGAATTGGCTACTAATGTAGAAAATCCACTGGTATATGTATTGGCCGACATCGAGAAAGAAGGCGTAAGGATAGACATTGAAACCTTACAGGCTTATTCTAAAGAGCTGGAAAAAGATATCGCAATTTTTGAACAGAACGTATTTGACAAATGTGGGGTAAAATTTAACCTGGCTTCACCAAAACAGCTTGGCGAGGTGTTGTTTGATAAGCTTCAGCTAGATCCTAAGGCTAAAAAAACAAAGACCGGGCAATACCAGACAGGCGAAGATGTATTGCTGGCCCTTGCCCATAAAAGCGATGTGGTACAGGACATCCTTGATTTCCGCCAGTTACAGAAATTAAAATCTACCTATGTTGATGCCTTGCCTTTGCTGGTTAATCCAAAAACAGGCAGGGTACATACCAGCTTTAACCAGGCAGTTGCAGCCACTGGTCGTTTAAGTTCCAACAATCCCAACCTGCAAAACATTCCTATCCGCACAGAGCGGGGCAGGGAAGTCCGTAAAGCATTTATTGCAAGAGACGAAGACCATGTTTTGCTTTCTGCAGATTATTCCCAGATAGAGCTTCGGATTATTGCGGAGATCAGTAAAGAAGAAAACATGCTGGATGCCTTTAGCAAAGGCATAGACATTCATACTGCCACTGCCGCCAAAGTTTATGGGGTAACCAATGAAGAAGTAGACAGCACCCAAAGAAGAAATGCTAAAGCAGTAAACTTTGGAATCATTTACGGACAATCGGCTTTTGGCTTGTCTCAAAACCTGAACATCCCCCGTAAAGAGGCTGCAGCAATGATAGAACAATATTTTGCGCAATATCCCGGTATCAAAAGGTACATGAACGATACGATGAATTTTGCCAGGGAAAACGGTTTTGTAGAAACCATCCTGGGCAGGAGAAGGTACCTGCGTGACATCAATTCTGCCAATCAAACCGTACGTGGTTTTGCAGAGCGAAATGCCATCAATGCGCCCATACAGGGTTCTGCAGCTGATATGATTAAAGTGGCCATGATCAACATCCACAAAGACATGCAGGATCGTGGGTTAAAATCTAAAATGACCATGCAGGTACATGATGAGCTTGTGTTTGATGTATTGAAAACTGAAGTCGCTGAAATGAAGGAAATTATTGAGCACCGCATGAAAACGGCCATCAAAACCAATGTGCCTATTGAAGTGGAAATTGGCGAAGGTGTCAACTGGCTTGCTGCCCACTAA
- a CDS encoding MGMT family protein: MGSNTASFYEQVYEIARLIPKGRVTSYGAIAKSLGAAKSSRMVGHAMSYAHDAEPAVPAQRVVNSSGLLTGKFHFGTPTLMQELLEQEGVTVKNDKVQDFKKVFWDPMLEL; encoded by the coding sequence ATGGGTAGTAATACGGCTTCTTTTTATGAACAGGTTTATGAAATAGCCAGGCTCATTCCAAAAGGAAGGGTTACCTCTTACGGTGCAATTGCCAAAAGCCTGGGAGCCGCTAAATCGTCCAGAATGGTAGGGCATGCGATGAGTTATGCGCATGATGCAGAACCGGCCGTACCGGCACAACGTGTGGTAAACAGTAGTGGGTTATTGACCGGAAAGTTTCATTTTGGTACGCCTACGCTGATGCAGGAGCTTTTGGAACAAGAGGGTGTGACCGTTAAAAACGATAAAGTGCAGGATTTTAAAAAGGTCTTTTGGGATCCTATGTTGGAGTTGTAA
- the trmB gene encoding tRNA (guanosine(46)-N7)-methyltransferase TrmB, translating into MGKDKLRKFAEIDTFDNVYQMEEGKPLKGKWAADHFNNNNPIVLELACGKGEYALQMARLFPEKNFIGVDLKGNRIWRGARTGVDEGIKNLAFLRIQIEDVMDYFAADEVDEIWITFPDPQPQDSREKKRLTFPGFLAKYKTFLKPEGRINLKTDNDGLYLYTVEVVENLGLPYYKKTDQLYNSEFYDEVLSIKTHYERIYLKHNKNINYIQFSLDSTSDQLTI; encoded by the coding sequence GTGGGTAAAGATAAATTAAGGAAATTTGCGGAGATAGATACATTTGATAATGTTTATCAAATGGAAGAGGGCAAACCTTTAAAAGGTAAATGGGCAGCTGATCACTTTAACAACAACAATCCTATAGTGCTTGAACTGGCCTGCGGTAAGGGAGAATATGCATTACAGATGGCCAGGCTTTTTCCGGAAAAGAACTTTATTGGGGTTGACCTTAAAGGGAATAGGATATGGCGTGGTGCCCGTACAGGCGTAGATGAAGGGATTAAAAACCTTGCGTTTCTACGTATCCAGATAGAGGATGTAATGGATTATTTTGCTGCGGATGAGGTGGACGAAATATGGATCACCTTTCCTGATCCGCAACCTCAGGACAGCAGAGAAAAGAAACGCCTAACTTTTCCTGGATTTTTAGCAAAATACAAGACCTTTTTAAAACCCGAGGGCAGGATAAACCTAAAAACAGATAATGATGGTTTGTACCTGTATACGGTTGAAGTTGTGGAGAACCTGGGCTTGCCATATTATAAAAAAACAGATCAGCTGTACAACTCTGAATTTTACGATGAGGTGCTTTCCATCAAAACACACTATGAGCGCATCTATCTTAAACACAATAAAAACATCAATTATATTCAGTTTTCTCTTGATTCAACTAGTGACCAGTTAACCATTTAG
- a CDS encoding GDP-L-fucose synthase family protein: protein MDKNAKIYVAGHRGMVGSAIYRKLVKEGYTNLITRSSSELDLRDQEAVKTFFETEKPEYVFLAAAKVGGIVANNIYRADFLYENLSIQNNVIHQAYKNDVKKLMFLGSSCIYPKLAPQPLKEDYLLTGLLEETNEPYAIAKIAGIKMCDAYRAQYNCNFISVMPTNLYGYNDNYHPQNSHVLPALIRKFHEAKINGTSEVVIWGSGSPMREFLFADDLAEACYYLMLNYDDSGFLNIGTGEDMTIKDLALLIKKVIGFEGELTFDSTKPDGTPRKLMDVSKLHALGWKHQIELEEGIKMAYQDFLCKE, encoded by the coding sequence GTGGATAAGAACGCAAAAATATACGTAGCAGGACATCGTGGTATGGTAGGATCTGCCATTTACCGTAAGTTAGTTAAAGAAGGTTATACCAATCTGATCACCCGTAGTTCTTCTGAACTGGATTTACGCGACCAGGAAGCTGTAAAAACATTTTTTGAAACAGAAAAACCAGAATATGTTTTCCTTGCAGCAGCAAAAGTTGGCGGTATTGTGGCCAACAACATTTATCGTGCAGACTTTTTGTACGAAAACCTGTCTATCCAAAACAATGTCATCCATCAGGCTTACAAAAACGATGTTAAAAAACTGATGTTTTTAGGCTCCAGCTGTATCTACCCTAAGCTTGCACCGCAGCCGCTAAAAGAAGATTATTTGCTGACAGGATTGTTAGAAGAAACTAACGAACCTTATGCCATAGCAAAAATTGCAGGCATTAAAATGTGCGATGCTTACCGCGCACAGTACAACTGTAATTTCATTTCTGTAATGCCTACTAACCTGTATGGCTATAATGACAACTACCACCCGCAAAACTCTCACGTATTGCCGGCGCTGATCCGCAAATTCCATGAAGCAAAAATCAATGGCACTTCAGAAGTAGTCATCTGGGGCTCTGGTTCTCCAATGAGAGAGTTCCTGTTTGCCGATGATTTGGCAGAAGCTTGTTATTACCTGATGTTAAATTACGACGATTCAGGCTTCCTAAACATTGGTACTGGAGAAGACATGACCATTAAAGACCTTGCGCTTTTAATTAAAAAGGTCATCGGATTTGAAGGCGAACTGACTTTTGACAGTACAAAACCTGATGGAACACCAAGAAAACTGATGGATGTGTCTAAACTACATGCCCTGGGATGGAAACATCAGATAGAACTGGAAGAGGGCATCAAAATGGCTTATCAGGATTTCTTATGTAAAGAATAA
- a CDS encoding hydrogen peroxide-inducible genes activator, whose amino-acid sequence MTLVQLEYIVAVDTYRSFVGAAEKCFVTQPTLSMQVQKLEEMLSVKIFDRSKQPVVPTEIGAQIIEQARLVLQESHKIKEIITNQQQEVTGELKVGIIPTVAPYLLPKVISAMMTSYPDLKLLIWEYTTEDIIHHLKTGVLDCGILATPLADNHIQEIPLYYENFVTYISKNSKLYKKKTIDADDLEDENIWLLNEGHCMRSQVLNICRSTKDSRLQGLTYNTGSVETLIRMVDVNNGATLLPELALADLSTKQLAKVRSFKSPEPVREISLVTHKNFIKKRMLNAFKEEILAIIPKAMKSRKKKDIVGI is encoded by the coding sequence ATGACCCTAGTTCAGCTTGAATATATTGTTGCGGTAGATACGTACAGAAGTTTTGTTGGCGCTGCAGAGAAGTGTTTTGTTACCCAGCCCACGCTTAGTATGCAAGTACAGAAGCTGGAAGAAATGCTTAGTGTAAAGATCTTTGACCGGAGTAAACAACCGGTTGTGCCTACAGAAATTGGTGCCCAAATTATTGAACAGGCACGGTTGGTACTTCAGGAAAGCCATAAGATAAAGGAAATCATCACCAATCAGCAACAGGAAGTTACCGGAGAATTGAAGGTTGGTATTATCCCTACGGTTGCACCTTATTTGTTGCCGAAGGTGATCTCTGCCATGATGACCAGCTATCCGGACCTTAAGTTGCTGATTTGGGAATATACTACCGAAGATATTATTCATCACTTAAAAACAGGCGTGCTGGACTGTGGTATTTTAGCCACTCCATTGGCCGATAATCACATACAGGAAATCCCCTTGTATTACGAGAACTTTGTAACTTATATCAGTAAAAATAGTAAGCTGTATAAAAAGAAGACTATTGATGCGGATGATCTTGAGGATGAAAACATTTGGTTGTTGAATGAGGGGCATTGTATGCGTTCTCAGGTGCTGAACATTTGCCGCTCTACAAAGGATAGCCGTTTGCAGGGTTTAACTTATAATACAGGCAGCGTGGAAACGCTAATCCGTATGGTAGATGTAAATAACGGAGCCACCTTATTACCTGAACTCGCCCTGGCAGATTTGAGCACCAAGCAACTGGCTAAGGTCAGGTCTTTTAAGTCGCCCGAGCCTGTAAGAGAGATCAGCCTGGTTACGCATAAAAACTTCATCAAAAAGCGGATGCTCAATGCCTTTAAAGAAGAAATTCTTGCCATCATTCCCAAAGCAATGAAAAGCAGGAAGAAAAAAGATATAGTAGGTATTTAG
- a CDS encoding superoxide dismutase encodes MAFELPALHYATDALEPHIDKQTMEIHHGKHHQAYVTNLNKALEGKPEATQSIEEIVKNIEKFPAAVRNNGGGHYNHSLFWEVIGPNKGGEPTGALAEAINSAFGSLADFKTKFAEAGATRFGSGWAWLSVGADKKLVVSSTPNQDNPLMSVADVKGTPILGMDVWEHAYYLKYQNRRPDYIAAFWNVVNWDAVAEKYKKAL; translated from the coding sequence ATGGCTTTTGAATTACCTGCGTTACATTACGCAACAGATGCATTAGAACCGCATATCGATAAACAAACTATGGAAATTCACCATGGTAAACATCACCAGGCTTACGTAACCAATTTGAATAAAGCATTGGAAGGCAAGCCTGAAGCAACTCAAAGCATCGAGGAAATTGTTAAAAACATTGAAAAATTTCCTGCAGCAGTAAGAAATAATGGTGGTGGACATTACAATCACTCTTTATTTTGGGAAGTTATTGGCCCAAACAAAGGTGGTGAGCCTACAGGTGCTCTAGCAGAGGCTATCAACAGCGCTTTTGGTTCATTAGCTGATTTCAAAACTAAATTTGCTGAAGCTGGTGCAACCCGTTTTGGTTCTGGATGGGCTTGGTTAAGCGTTGGTGCAGATAAAAAACTGGTGGTTTCTTCTACGCCAAATCAGGATAATCCTTTAATGAGCGTTGCTGATGTTAAAGGTACACCGATTTTAGGTATGGACGTATGGGAGCATGCTTATTATTTGAAATATCAAAACAGACGTCCGGATTACATTGCAGCTTTCTGGAATGTGGTAAACTGGGATGCTGTTGCTGAAAAGTATAAAAAAGCATTGTAA